The stretch of DNA agtGTTAAAACCTTGTAAATTCACAACAAGACCATAATGACTGGACAAATTAATCTgggttcatttatttttctacaaattaatgcatctcaactatatatataatatatgagtatatatattatatatataatatatatgagtatatatatgtacgtttatactatatatatatatgagtataccatgtatatatatactataaaaaattaaactatcatgtgtttgtgtatgtatatatatattttggacaatttacttttgtaaactTGGCCGTCACAGATTcacatctaaaatcaaataaattgaaaattacaAACTTTCATTGTACTTCAAGTTCGAATAAAATACAGCTACAAGTCTACAACCACAAACTGAGTCACCACAATCGGCGATAAAAACCAAAATCACAATCGgcgataaaaagttaaaaaccaaaatcaacacTCAAGCAACGCTGCAACAccatcaaaattgaaaataaaagagagagagagagagagagatagtacCAAAATATGCAAGTAACGCGACGGAGGGAGGCGTCCGACAGTCCAAGGGGCTGGAGGAGGGGGGGATGCGACAGAGAGGGGCTAGGGTTTTCCTTCCCACTTCGCAAAATTGCCTTTCGGGGGAGAGGGGGGCGAACTGAGGAACAGAGGAAGTAGGGGGGGACAGGGACCAAAGGTCCAAAACTAATgttgaaacgacgccgtttcaacagacggtttattaaaaaaaaaaacttagttgCGTGAAACCAGTTTCAAAATTCTCCCATTCTTGGACTTAAACGGTGTCGTTTGGTATTGTTTTATACTAAACGATGTCATTTTGGCTTCTTGGGCCTTGGCTTCTTAGTTCTTAGTTCTTAgtgtttattattgttttattattttatacaaaattttctttatatattaatatttgtaaattgtaattacttaattacaaatatttgtaattgcttaatttgctttatactaaataactaataactatagAATATACCAGTATtaatagtgatactaatacattagtaatttaatacattaataatactCATGATTCATACtgatacattaatattaataatacattaataatttaagttatatatttaatagattaatagtattagtattagactattagtatatatatatatatatttttaataccatattagagtctagaagtagagtctagactattaatataatacttgtattagtataaatattagtattacactattattataaaattataaatattactattagtataaattataaatattagtattagttaataattatttaatgatgagtCACTGagttatatactaatactataaattatactattatactGTTACTACTgcatatagacttatagtttgtgtatataatatacatatatattataatgatatagtgatactattactaatactatatattatataataatacattaatactatagacttatattGATTAggtattatcaatcatgattaatataagttataactatataatagattaatagtattagtattagactattagtgtatatatatatatatatatatatatattttttttagtaccATATTGGAGTCTAGAagtagagtctagactattaatataatacttgtcttagtattaatattagcattactataaaattataaatattactattagtataaaattataaatattagtattagttaataattacttaatagtgagttagtgataggattaggttaattggtcaaatgaaaattatatacttaatatatataaattatatctattttttttattcggtcTGGTCCGAAAAACCACCGGACCAAATGTATTTGGTCCTACGAaattcggaccggaccggactgggaCCCTCTCGGTCTGGACCGGTCTGGTCGGTTTTTTCGGTCCGGACCGCTCGATTCTCACCCCTATGCGTTAATGTAAACATTATCGAAGTCGAACGTCCAAATActcaaattaatggaaaatgctattcTTATTGTTCATTTCTATCGCTCTATTCTATtgctgtgattttttatttagtgattaaaaaaatattttttaataatattataattttttaaaaaaatatttaaaaattttgaaaaatatatatataaaaaaaaaatttacctaaCAGTAGTTCTAGCTGAAGCTAAGAGCTGTGGACGTAGCACACCTCCAAATTAATTATGCGACGACATGGGTTAATGGACCGAGAATAGTTTACTATTTCCTTGTAACTCGCATTAACCATCCCACCGATCTTCTACTTCTACTTTTACTCTGATGCATCTATAAGATACTCCtaacttcaaaataaattaatttcttttgccACAGACACAGTCACAATCTCACCGAGAGAGACTTGGTGCTTGGCAATGGAAATCGAGAGAAATGTGAAGTGGAGACATAAACCTTATTGACAGTTaagtttatataattatttacgaGGTTTTTGAttgattgttttgtttgtttattacCCAAAacaataagataaattatattcatcatcctatacaccacatttttatttatttattttatttattttctcttttatcaaatgtgtggtatgtgaataatgaatagaagaattcaataagtttaagaaaaaaaatattttaaaaaataaaaaaaatgtggtttataaaaatgataaatagtaaaactcgaataataataacataaagaaagaaagtgaaTGAAATGCAAAGTTGCTGgcatcatcaccaccaccaccaccatcccATCTATCACTTCCCATTTTCTTTATCCATCTTCTAATCCACTCACAACTCCCGGTGACGGACATGCACCTCCGGCCGGCTCACGCGCCAATCCTTCCCTTTGGTCTTTTGGATTGTGTTCAAAACAAGACATGATCTTTATCAATCTCTCATGTATCTCTTCccattcatttcatctcatgaCTCGATCGACAATCAATTAATTGATATCTTTAGGTctatttgagttaaaaaaataaattatctcatctcatcttattattataatttttatataaaatataataaataatttatatttttcaaattcaaaataattataatattaaaaaataataatttatttaatttttaactattatctCCTACCTTTTCATTGTTCTAATTGCCTTTTCTGGTTAGAAGAAAAAAGCAAGATGCATTGGCTGCTATTAACTGATCGTATGATGATCGACCTACACAGAACAGATGAATACAGCAGGTCATCAGCCACAACCCAGATGGCTTTTGATAGAACCCATGTTGTGTAAAACGGTAAAAAGCACCCAGCATCAGCATACCATGTATgtgataaaaaatgttattataccGCCTGAGTTTGCTTCCTCATTTtaactgtttatatatttaaatttttttatttttttatttaatgattaagaaagtaacttttaacatattagtatattttttttattttttaaaaatatttaaatatattaaaaaaataaaagaagataaaaataaaataataactttgtGTTAGCGAGCACGCCAAGCGGTCAAAGCTGGACAACACGCTAGCCCGACTCATATGTAGATCATCATTAAAGAAGAAAGTACATTCCTTGCATTTTCACAATTTCATAATCCTTTTCAACACACCTATTAATGAATGAAACAACCGTTAAATTTACATTCGAATAGAAAAGACATCAGGATGAATCATTATACAAATATCTCGTATTTTGGACATAAAACAAGCGGAAAAGGGGGCGGGGGTGGGGGTCTAATATTCAGACccataagaaaaagaaaaaagggaagaacaagaaagcacaagaaaaatatatatattgctttcgGTTTAGCATATGAGATCTCAAACTACTTCAACCGCAACAGCCTCCGCCTTGAGAAGAAGAGCCATCTCTGCCTCCTGATGGTCCTGGGATTCCACCGTATCCAACCTTTATTCCATAAGACTGCAAATAACACCAGACTAGTGGATTAGCACACCATCTTACAACTATCACCGGTTTTACATTACAATGCATATTTTCATGTATGCGTCATTGCCAAGGATTTTTCTCACTTACTGGAAGCATAAACTTCCTTCCATGCCAATAAGCAAAATGTTACTCACAATACCATATCTCTGACATTAGGATGCAAAATAGAGTAGCAGGCAATGACTAAAGGAATTACTCACAATACCATACCTCATTTGATACATCAAAAACTCCATCCTGAATCTTCTTGTAAATGGTAGCAGCTGTTTTTATAAATGCCTGCACAAATCCATTTACTGTCAGAAACTAAGATAACAAACCAAACCTCAATTATTGTATATCGTTCAACTTTTTGTCACAAGTACATTCTCAAACATAAAAGCTCAATATGTTCTCACCTCCTCAACGTTCTGAGCAGTTTTAGCAGAGGCCTCCATGAAAATTAACCCATGCTCCTTTGCAAACTGCTCCCCTTCCTCTGTGCTCACAGCCCTTCTGTGAGCCAAATCACTCTTATTACCAATAAGCATTATAGTCATGTTTGCATTTGCATGTTGCCTTGCATCTTCCAGCCAGCTAGCCAAGTGGTTAAAAGTCTCCCTCCTGAGTAAACAATCAAAACCGTCATCCCAATGCCTTATCTCAACTACAAAGCACAAATGATCAAACATAACAATAAAAACAGAAGCTCTTTATCTACACTTCAACATTTATCTTAGTCAGACACTAAAATCTGCTCAAGGACACTTTGTTAAACCAGGCAAGAACCTATAGAGCCTTGCCCCTTTATATTATGGAATTATCATCCTACTTTCTTTGCCAatactgattttattttgcaaAACACCAATTTGTACAGAGATTTTAAGGGCAAAGCAAATATTCTGATGAGATGACTTATATGTTTGAAAATAGTGAAGTATCATAAAATCACCATCCAGTTAAATGTTGCATATGTCGGGTAACCTCTCCAAGGCAAAGCCCTTCGGACCCACTCTTGCAGAGTGCAGAGCAAACTCTGGTCCCGTGCACCGCACTCTCAGAAGTGTCCCTACACGGAACTTGTTTAATCGCATTATGCTAGAGTTTTAcaacaacatatttttaattcccTCAGCAACGAGGGAAAAGCTCACTTTATAGCACAAAGTTGAAAAGTTTAacttttttgtataaaactatAATTCGAATGAAAGCTCAAATTGAAATGGAAGCAATACCTGGTAATATCATATACAAGCAATGCACCAGCAGCCCCTCTATAATAGGACCTCGTAATAGATCTGAAGGATTCTTGACCAGCCTGGAATATTTCCAAGAAAACTTTAGCAGTTAAAACTTCAATAACATGAGGTGCAAAACAGAACACCTCAACAAATTTATAGAAATTGAAGCAATacagcaggaaaaaaaaaaaatccataaataaaacttatatacatatttaagaAAGAAGCAACCAATTTcattacaataatcaaaatgaAGTTTGGATAATGGACCCGGATACCATTTAACTAGTTATTTTATCTGGAAGTTTGCCTAAAAGTCCAACCAGGCGTTATCTTTTCAACAGCATCCAATTCCAATAATTTACACTAGGGTCTGAATTAGAATaagtttccaaaaaaaaaaaaaaaacgtgtgcAATTTAAAATCTACAGCAACTATCTATAGAATTTAAGTCCCTGATATTGCAAAGCGGGgatgaaaagagagaagaagtaCAAACCGTGTCCCAGATTTGAAGCTTAATGGGTTTATTGTCAATGGTAATCATCCTGGCCCCAAACTCCACACCAATGGTTAGATCATGCACTGGCTGGAACCGCTTGTCCGTGAACTGTAGCAGAAGACATGATTTTCCAACTCCTGCCCAACAAACAAGCAAACAAACTCGAATCAAAAGAGAAATCACAACCAGATCGAAATCGAGTACACGGAATTTGATCCATTCTGAATGAAAGAATACATCGATTCTATTCACAAGATCTAAATCGAATTTCGAGATagaatgataaagaaaaaaaaaataccggTATCACCGATGATGATGTACTTGAAGAGGTAAGCGTATGACATTTCGATTCCGTCGTCACTCGGGCGAGCTACACACACAGATCACTCCAATCTTCAAAGTCCCTTCGGATAGAATCCCCGAAAAGGTTTTCGGTTTTGGGAATTCGAATTCCGATATATCTGCTCAGGTTCCAACGGAAAGcatccgaaaaaaaaaaaatacaagcagagagagggagagaaaccgaaagaaggaaggaaggaaaggaagaaagaaaaggaagagttTTCCAGCGAGGCAAACGCGTCTTTACCGAGTTTAGCTGAGTCCATTGTCAAATCGTTCCACTCTGTCTTATAAAGCTAATTAGAGGATAAGATGGATTAATGATTAtagtgaataattaaaatttcttcCCTCCACctttcaacataaaataacatttctaattaaaaacatactacaaattttatgctaaaatatattaaagattATAGCAACCAAAAACATATAGGGAAAAGCTCTGCCAATGTTTGACCTCCATAGTTGActgtttgtcaatttttttttatttaataattaagaaagtaattttaagtatattaatgtatttttatttttatatttttaaaatatctaaaaatattaaaaaaatgtgaaaaaaaagaaaaaagaaatgtatGGGCGACATAGTAGCCTTAcctaagagtaattctatatacgaTCGTGCAGTACTTAAACGCCgagtaatcgctttgaaaaagagtagggtctataattaaaaaattaatttttttttcatgtggatcacatgttttattcattcttttcaaaacgattacgcagcGGTTGCATAATTCactattataaatatcttttctcgtTACCCAAtggataaaatattatactatattgaGTACATAATCATTATGGATATTGTTaaatatcaatttcattttataaaatgttaattatacttatgaaaacttataataaataaaaaaaactcatttatccacGTGTTTGCTATTAGTatgctaaaaattataaaacttgaaattcagtatttgaatttaaaaaaaaaaaagttgacaaAATGAGACTTGtacgtaaaattataaatacgtAAAATactacttttctttttattgttttaatggTGAAACCACTTAAATGTGTTGATTTGagttacaaatatataataattgctcatttcaactttatttttatcattgaaTTAATGTCTTTTTCTAATGAATAgactttaattcaaaatataatgaa from Juglans regia cultivar Chandler chromosome 4, Walnut 2.0, whole genome shotgun sequence encodes:
- the LOC109003635 gene encoding ras-related protein RABB1c-like produces the protein MSYAYLFKYIIIGDTGVGKSCLLLQFTDKRFQPVHDLTIGVEFGARMITIDNKPIKLQIWDTAGQESFRSITRSYYRGAAGALLVYDITRRETFNHLASWLEDARQHANANMTIMLIGNKSDLAHRRAVSTEEGEQFAKEHGLIFMEASAKTAQNVEEAFIKTAATIYKKIQDGVFDVSNESYGIKVGYGGIPGPSGGRDGSSSQGGGCCG